The genomic region GCCGTCCTTACTCCCGACGAGATGGAGCTCGGCGTGGCCCTGGTCGACATGGGCGGCGGCACTACCGACATCGCCATCTTCCACGAGGGCTCGGTTCGCCACACGTCGGTGCTGGCGGTGGGCGGCGACCAGGTTACCCGTGACCTGGCCGTCGGATTGCGCACTCCTCGCTTAGCCGCGGAGCAAATTAAGCAAAAGTACGCGTTAGCGATGGCGTCGCTCGTGGACGAGGACGGCGTCGTCGAGGTGGCCGACGTGGGCGGCCGACGCGCGCGGATGATAGACCGCAGCTACATCGCCGAGATCGTCCAAGCCCGGTTGGAGGAGATAATCACGTTGGTGAAGCGAGAAATCGACCAATCGGGGTTCGCGGACCACCTAGCCGCGGGCGTCGTGCTCACCGGCGGTTGCGCCAATATGGAAGGCATAGCCGAGCTCGGCGAGCAGATATTCAACATGCCTACCCGCATCGGCGTTCCGCTCGGCGTAACCGGCTTATCCGATTCGGTAGCCGACCCCATCTTCGCAACAGGCGTCGGCCTGGTCCTTTACGATTTGCCGGAAGGAGGCCGGTTCCACGACGGCGCGGAAAGCGACGCCGTTATATTCTATAAGGTCTTTTCCCAAATGAAGTCATGGATGGAAAACATCTTTTAACGGAGGTAATAAAATGCTCGAGTTCACGCCGGAATACGAACATTTCGCCACCATAAAGGTGATGGGCATAGGCGGCGGTGGCGGAAACGCCGTTAACCGGATGATCGACGCCAAGATCCGGGGCGTGGAGTTTATCGTCGCCAATACCGACGCCCAGGTACTGCGCCAAACGAAAGCCCTTCAAAAGATCCAGATCGGTTCCCGGCTTACCAACGGCCTGGGGGCCGGCGGAAAACCGGACGTAGGCCGCCTCGCCGCCGAAGAGGACCGCGA from bacterium harbors:
- the ftsA gene encoding cell division protein FtsA is translated as MTERFNIVAGLDVGTTKVCCVIAKRDGGPAVEILGTGLAPSLGSKRGMVVNIESTVQSVVEAVREAEQMAGVEVGEVNVGIAGGHIKSMNSKGIVAISSADREISNKDIERCIEQAKAIALPVDREVLHVLPREFAVDDQRAIRDPRGMVATRLEADVHIITGAITSAQNLVRSVSRADLKVNRLVLEPLASARAVLTPDEMELGVALVDMGGGTTDIAIFHEGSVRHTSVLAVGGDQVTRDLAVGLRTPRLAAEQIKQKYALAMASLVDEDGVVEVADVGGRRARMIDRSYIAEIVQARLEEIITLVKREIDQSGFADHLAAGVVLTGGCANMEGIAELGEQIFNMPTRIGVPLGVTGLSDSVADPIFATGVGLVLYDLPEGGRFHDGAESDAVIFYKVFSQMKSWMENIF